The DNA sequence TGATAGAAGATCAAGTAAGTTATTATAGACAATAATAACTGCCTATCTtgtgtttttatatcaaatttcCCTCGTAAAAGTTGGTCGAAAAACTTAAAGGCTAAATCATgaaagtttagtgtaaattacGTGTCTACAGTACCATCTAGGTATTGCAGTAGGTATACCCATGCCTCAAGAAGTAGTTCAAAGTATTAGGGTCAGCCAGAGTCGCGTAGAGAAAGCGAGCAATCCTGTCGCTCTAGCTTCGCCAGAGAAAGGGTCTATGTAAATGGGACTCTCAGGATAattaaaacagatattttaatagatttaaattatttttttcatcataaacATGTAGGTTATGATGGTTATTGactatttaatacattaaaagaATGTTGTCGAAAAATAATGTGGCGTTGTAGCTCCAAAGAGTTTGAGAGATTTCAATTTGGTATGTTTTGGTTGAACTATTTAAGTTGTGGGGGAATAAGCTTTTACTGTTGGtggtttttctgtttttaatttgtcgtcTTAATACTCTGtctaaaataatgtaactaagaaccaaaaataataaaagaaattcaatatAACAGTCATTTACACAAATTACTCCcagattatttaccttttttaaggaCCTAATCAAAGAGTATAGaaatcactatttttaatttcagagaaaattgtattgactaataagtttaaattattacaaaatggaGTCTACAGAAGTGGAAATAATAACTACAGATATATCACAAGGATGTGATGAAGAAGAGAgtgaaagaaacaaaatatattattttcatttgggCGATCATGattatttgtaagtattattaAGTAGCATATTACAGGCGGTAAATAATAGCTTATTAAGAATACAAAAGGCTCTTGCCATACAGAGAATTGATAATGACACTAACCGTCCATTTTTGATGCTAAAACTGAGGCATAGCTGTCTAtctgcaactagagtcagtaatataacgttttaaaagtgcctgagatacggcctatttgaaataaaaactttttgatttttttttgattttatctgCCTGGTTtcttttgtgtttataaaacaaCTCCCACATATTGGAATTTAATCCTCTTTTTGCAGAAggtctcacaaacattcaagtcacatgcaccagAACACccaactcaggacaagcatttgtggatcacacaaacaatgTGTGAGACAAGCacttgtggatcacacaaatgcttgtcctacggggatccaACTGACACGTCGTGCTTAGTGGGCTTGGCGTGACctaacactcggctatccgtgccgtatattgtttgcaaataattcaaattgaaaaataacttaataagaAAAGACTGCTAGTTTCAGCAAAGAAAGCTGTCCTCTATGTTTACAGAGCCCTAATAACCCATTTAGACCTGCTACGGTATTATAAAACTTATCTACCTTACATATCACCATCATCTTTCATCACTTTTCAGCAAGAAAACATCACCAAAAAAAGTCTCCAAACGCAAGCGCACAGTCAAAATAACAGAATTAAAAGCGGTATACAACTGCAAATCCTGCGGTTACAAGACTATGAAACGTGAAGTGTTTTCAACGCACAATTGTGTGAAAGCGACTGTCAAATGTGTCCCATGCACTAGCTGTGATAAGTATAGAGCACCACCGGGCAATGTGCAATGTCCTCAGTGCAGTTACTTTACCAAGAATAAAGCAAGCTTGAAAGTCCATATGCGGATACATTTGAATGGTATGTAATGACTTTTAGATAACTAAGATTTTTATACgtgactagcttttcgcccgcgtcgaggtcggttatgtcgcgttttcaagagaactcttcaaaagtccgggataaaaactatcctatgttctttctctaggtcaactctatctctgtaccgaatttcattaaaatcagttcagtggtttagacgtgaaagcgtaacagagttactttcatatttataatattagtaaggattttgactgcgcggatagccgagtggttgaggtcaccacgccaaatccactatgcgcgccgtgtcgcgggttcgatccccgtagctGCGACGGAAGGATTAGATTCCTTACTGcgaagtttgtttaaaaaacataaacaaattaaaaaggctgccaggctaaaataGGGTTGAGTCTCGTCAGCCGCATGGGACAGTGATCgctgggccaaagtcaccacactatggcagccagcggatggacggcgtcgccgtgggaggcctaggaagcggtggcgagacgatcttaacgcttaccgcgcgggctggttgCATGTAGCCCAGAACATAGaattgtggaaggatttgggagaagcctttgcccagcagttgGATACAGtgggctaaataaaaaataaaaattataatatttctaactaCCTGAacaaatagataatatattatataaatatatactataGATAGATATTTACTGCTCATagctatatgtatatttatcaaTCTAATTTACTTAAACCACAGAATTTTATATcttcttatcaaaataattaacagaaCCAAAATCTTTTCCAGGCACACCCTACAAATGCACAGAATGCAATTTCTCTGGCAGAGATCTAAAAGAACTTATAACACATTATACACATGAGAAAAATCTGCAATGCAGCTGTGGTTATTCCACACATGTCAAGCAACAGATGGTTGCCCATAAGAGGAGTCACACGGGAGAAAAACCTTTCAGCTGCGGTGTTTGTTACTATAGCTTTTCGGACCGTGCAGGCTTGCATAGGCATTTGAAAACACATGCTGGGTCTTGTTagactgttggtctagtgggtgaccctgactgttataccggtGGTCGTGGTtgtcttatctatactaatacttactaatatataaagctggtgagtttgtttgtttgttcgaacgGGACTCAGGAACttacaggtccaaattgaaattttgtgttgagtagaacattcatcgaggaaggctttaggctgtaaaccatcacgctgtgactaataggagcgaagatataatggaaaatgtgaaaataacaggacaggtataattcttaacttatatcttctacccacggggacgtagtcgcgggcaacacctagttcaggataaatgtttgtgtgggCATGATTATTTGTACTGTCTGGGTGTagttatctatattatgtatgtatttagatatatataagtatgttttcaGTTCTTAGTACTCATAATGTATGTGACACTTGAGCTATCGCCTAACGCTAAACGGCAAAATGTTAATACCGTTGTGAAATTATCGCGTTAAGTTCAAAATCTATCAAATCTATCCTTTTTAAGTCAAAAGTGTCCCAgtgttttcattaaattgtcGCCGTCGTCTGATATAGGGTGCACTTATGAAAATCACCATATAAACAAATGGTTTTAGCAAGTACTTGTGGTAGTGAAACTTAGTGAAATTCATTACTTgtatctgaaaaataaagtgATGGACAGTAAGTTTTGGTAGAAAAGATTCAAATTTGATATCTTTCAGTTTTTGACTGTTACAGTTCTTCAGCTACTTGACGATAGATGGCGTAACGAACTAGTTTAACTCCTcaatactagatggcgttagtaggTACACGTAATAAGTTTTCAAACGTGCCTTTATTGGTCTCCGAAAAAGATATgagaaatttactttttttagaattatgaaattatattgttttaaagactgttgtttatttaaaattaggtCAAAGTGGTTGCAATGTTATTTGCTTGCCTGTTTTACTctgtatgaaaatataattttggcGGGAATTCTTAACTTTTAATCGATTCAACATGTTTTTTGACAGTTATTGAAAAGTAATACGGTagaacggggtgaatagagtttcaaggggtgaatagagaatagtgttttttagagggttacatgaatattgtctcacattaaaatgcttagacacagttactttatgaaatacttgtgagtttgcgtataatctttatgttttgtctagttaaacgtccaagttttaataaaaactgtttctatccaccccaaaaaaccctctctattcaccccgttttacggtactAGTAGTAAATTAGTACGACttgtcaaaaatattcttttaaggAACAGAGTATACAATATGTATAGCCATTGTGGTCTTACACAATAACCTAAAAAGTCCTCTAAAtccgaattttattttattcagctaatttgtaagtttaatgactttattattataatataattaattatgttgaaaatgatattatatctcattgaaataatattatactgtgtttttaataaagcttttgttgatgtttttactGTGTGTTGTGTATTCTTTGAATCTCAGTGTGGTGAAAGAggatgaataaatattatatatgaaGTAGGTAGGtgatcattggcctagccttttcccaactatgttggggtcggctaccagtctaaccggtttcagctaagtaccagtgttttacaaggagcgactgcctatctgacctcctcaacccagttacctgggcgacacgataccccttggttagaatggttagactggttgtcagactttccaagcttctgactaggtacctgtaacgactgtcaaagatgtaggaataacagccgggacccacaatttaacgtgccttcctaAACGTGCCTTCCTACCtgaagtaggtaggtatttttttcatatcttaTACATATAGGATAGGATGTATAAGATACGCAAAGTCATCAAAAGCCATATCAGTTAATACCATTTTTCTTaccattttggaaaaaaaacaatgttttcgtGGTCTGAATTAGGAACATGGTTGTATAAATCAatgagttgttaaaaaaaaaacatattttacgaaaatatttttattgaccgTAGGTATATTACAGTAAGCTTATGAGataacttaaaactatttttaaattataattaataaatacatacatgtacaacaaagaaataataaaaattttcaagatGGCGCGTAATTTTACGTATTTTCGTGATTTTCCTAACCTAGCGAAGTTCGGCTGGTTTTCTAATATGTATAGTAAATATCTTTTTACATTTGAAAcattgaaaattcatttaattgttttattctgTCTCAATGTGCAACTTAAATTTCGCCTGCAAAGTCTTATTCGATCAAAAAATCGAAAATCTAAAGTTGTAAAAATGGCCGTAAAACATTGAAATGACGacttaataagttttttttagccatttcttttttaatatttttgtgacaattatttttcatgcaCCAACAGCCGTATGCAAGAACGATGCGACGAACAACAAATACAGGGGACTTTTTCTTAAACGACTCCCGtgctaaggaattcaatcctatTTTCGCAGTTTCAACAAgcattcatgtcacatgcacaaaaacacccagactcagaacaagcattcctgaattccacaaatgcttgttttattcAGAGATTGAATCCACAAAATGTCGCCCTAAGCCTTCATTGTAGTGAATAGTAGAGAAaagagacattttattaaatttatatcgaAACGTTTTTTTGTAACTGTAATACGGCTGTCAGATTTTCCCGCCTTAAGACGCCATCTTggccgcggcggcggcggcggcagcggctgCCTTCTTTTTGACAGCTAGGGCTGTCCTCTGCTTCGCTTGGATTTTCATTTTCTGGCTCTTTGATAATTTCCTCTTCTTTTGTTCGTTGCTAGCTGCtgttgacaataaaaaataggtaaatagGGATGATGGTGACTTATTTCATTCTTTGTCTTGTAGTTTCAGATATAATAAATAGTACCTAGATGTAGATATCTATAGATAGGTACCTatatcaagtattttttatcttgtcctgctaatataaattgatcaaattacagtgaatttaACAACTATTCAAAACTGGTCAAATGCgagcagggaccggccggatactcattgaaagggtttttgaaggggtttttttaagcgcttcaagaaaaaaccctatgacatatgttacaccttcgaacggattactgtaaccctgttccgaacgggttaccctttactaccctgtaacactgtaacagggtaacccactccaacctaagacaatgcaatatgcactctttatcatagtcattagtttgaaaatagtataaccacgagcgcaggtgacatcttaccgcccagcggcgccattgttgcatttaccgagcgacttgtaaacatggaataaaaatcattgtggatatgatcttacagtttaattttgcttgtcgcacttttcaaatgttgtgatatatatttttcgtgtctatacttgtagaccagggtcgataatttttaaaaccaaaaaaaaattagtaggatgaaacccattagaaaaggaggggaatattataaaaatgaaaggaaaaataatttacgggtgatctgaggtcgggaagggggtgggagtgacgtttgaagagtaaaaaacggtttttatcgatttccggcaaaactaaaattcgtatcgaaaaaagtcaaatggcaaagttctaaaagaaaaagatctaaaacttttgtgtttacatttttttcacataacctcaaaatttatgtgaaaaatctaaaaaaccaagattgtggttttttatttttatcttttacaaaaatttatttttgtaacgaaatttggtgaaaacttacttttttgtgtccgaaatacgctgtaatttatttgattaaaaatatttattttttcaccttattttgaattaatataaagaaacactctaattttcaatcgaaaattcacccgtcaaatcttctcagaaaatgcaaaaaatgaaaaaaaagcttgcattcgatttttttttaaattattataaataatttcatctaaaaaatttgatctcattttgtgttcaatagaccaataatcgaggaaggttttaggctaggtatataaaattacgctgcaactaataggagcgaagatttaatggaaaatgtggcaaatacggggaaaaatattaatcttcgagggctttcgttcaaaaattcctaacttatatcttctaaccacgcggacgaagtcgcgggcaacagctagttacctatatgacgtttcgcgcgtaggtagtttgtccgagaggcgcgacgcgtcggcgatagaagaaaatcagctgtagtcttagtaaagcaatgaggggccgctagggtgcaagtatgcagctcaagtttagtgggtaattcagggtaacacgaataaaagcctttcgtgaaggtaaccacttcaaagggttaagttattgaaggggttccccttcacgtggttaccataatgaaggtgttaaccatttcgctgggtttcgaggatgtaactcgaacaaaaggtaacactgcgatatgagttaccccgtgtacgggttaccctgtcaaacggcttaactctaaagtggggttgtccggtccctgaatgcgagtcggactcgcgacacagaAAACAAGtctgtgttaatccaggttataaactatctgtgtaccaaattctGTCTAAATTCCCTGGTTTTCGCATAGAAGAGTAATcaacatacatccatacatacaaaatttcgcgtttataaGGGCCCATTTAGATAATGTGGGAACTATTgtgcaagttgcaatacattgctggcgatgtTATATCACGTTAGATACTCGAGCCGCGTGGCtacacaatgtattgcaacttgaaTGGTATTCCTAACATCTTAATGGGTCCTAATATTAACAGGATTTTCCACGTGCTAACAAAGTGTCAGAAGGTACTTCAAGTGCCATTGAAGCGAGTAAAATTTGTCAGTGAGTCGCGATACAGCCGTACAAATTGTATTTGTTGCGTTGCTCGGTTCGGCCCATTAAGCTTTTGCTTACGTGAATGTTTGACAAagaagtaaaatgttttattgcttactagctgttgcccgcgacttcgtccgcgtggatatcctactaatttaataaaattcctttgtCGACAATACAAGTTTATTCGGTTACCTACCACACcttcttaaatcttttacaataatcTTTAAACTAGTTTAAACCGTACATCAAGCGTAGACGTATTTTTCAATGCTCCCGCCAGAATCGCCCGTCATGAATTCCCCCTTTAGCTTCCcgcaaattttcatttttttttttctgttcttttatttttttttaatatccagaCAGCCTCTTTTTTTCACGCACGTCGCACGCGAATTAGTCAAATGACTTTCTAaaatcattacatttaatatcgcgccttacactaatattataaacgcgaaagtttgtatgtattgatggatgtttgttcctctttcacgtaataatcactgaacggatttagacgaaacttgttacATTGATAGTTTATAGCTTGGATCAACACGCagttttatgttcccgtggaattatttttgatttatagcGGGAGGGACTGCAGGCGACAGTCTTAGATGTAATTTAGGAATTTATAACAAAggattaatagttttagagtGTTCTCAAGTTCTCCCAGTTATTGTCACATATATCATTACTGTTCTGCTTCTATCAATaatagcgtgatggtatataacctaaaGTCTTCTAAGTGATATttctaacataaaaaatattttttcgaatcGGCCCAGTTCTTTATGATttgcgctttcaaacaaacaagcaaattCGTGAACTTTTGAAGAGGCGTAACAAATGAACTGTTGTTCtactattttacaaaattaaacaaactattttaactAGAGCCAGGAATATAAACTGCATTCGTGACGGTTGTAAACTACAATAGCTGAAAACTCGTGTATTCGTCGGTTTGACTTTGTCAGTACCTACCGTAAAACGGGGAgcatagaaaatagtgtttttttatggggttacatgaatattttcttacataaaaatgcttaaacacaattactttctgaaatgcttgagaattttcgtaggatctttatattttgtcttgttaatcattcaaattttaataaaaacactgtTTTTATCCACTCTAAAACAACCCATATTTACCCCGTTTTGCGCTACTATTTCTTTGCTcgttttaaaacgactcccgcattgaGGATTTTAATCGTTGTGTCttggagtttcacaaacattcaagtcacatgcacaaagacacccaggacACCGATTCTGCTacttacaatgaccgatgaatgaatggcaattgaactaaatttgaaattattcctattgtCATAAGTATTTTACCAAGACAATAATTGACCTAGAGTGTCGGTACCGACTTGTACTGAATTTCCAactattgtgtagaaaaatgcttaagagaataggaaaatggaaattttaagcgtaatttaattcattcatcggcttttgtaaatagcagaattggggccatAATTCAGTAAAAGAATGATTTAATTCTTAGAATCattaaatgaaagtattcaAGTTATCATACCTGCAGCTAATATTTGTCTGTTGGCGGCAGTACGCGCGAGATCGCCGAGCGTGTTCGCGAGCGCCGCGCCGAGCCGGCCGCAGTCCGAGCGCGCGGCCGTGTGCGCGCGGAGAGCTAGCGTCGCCAGTCTGACAAATGTAATAGTACCGTCacacaagccaactttgccaatcaaggtctttgccccaaaagcaatttataagcaaatcctcttacataagaaacaattttagttttatggtaacatttataatgacactagctgttgcccgcgacttcgtccacgtggttagaagaaattgcgactataacttgagatttaaattatcctatctctcaagttggatcgaactgcacatggtgtgcgaattttattataatcggttaagtggtttaggagtccattgaggacaaacattgtgacatgagatttatatatattaagatttccACCCAAATAAGAAttattgccataaaactaaaattgtttcttatattagaggatttgcttataaattgctttcAGGGccaagttggcttgtttgaccggtattttattatacagtATACACTTTAAATTGACTTAGAGTTAGAGGTTAGTTTTGAGAACAGAAAACAatcgatttcaaaatttatcaataataacTGCTTAACCAAACTTGCTGAAATTTTTATGGGAGCAAATGGCACCTATTTcacgtaatattaaaaaagaatcaataaaactGGTTCAGCCAAtacgaagttctgaggtaaaaaaaccaaaaagaaaTTGACGAATTTAAAATATCGTACTTATTCATgtctgttgaaaaataaaaagatgacTAGACTGCCCAGTCACTCCCGTATTTAGGACTGTTAGGCATTGCATAGCAAATCACGCATCCCGTTCCAGGTACCAAGATGATTATTGTACCTTACATAGCTACGCTTGTTCAGCTGCCATAATTTTCCATTGAAGTTATACATCTTCAATGGAAAATTATGTATGTTTCGACTggccttttggtctagtggttagtgaccctgactgctataccggaggtcgtgggttcgattcccacccaggacaaatatttgtgtaacgagcacgatcatttgttctgtgtgtgGGTGTacttaagtatgtttatcagttgtctagtactcataatacaagttctgcttagtttgagactagatggcgctgtgtgaaagttgtggagtAATATTATTACGTTAGATGGATGTCTCACCTCCCAGCCAAGTCCTGCTGATCAGCGTCGAGATCGCAGGCCACGGCGGTACCGTTCTTCCCCTTCAGAGACATCTGCAACCAACGAGACTGGTGGATAATATTGTGATTTCTAACCTCGTAACGCCCaagcataaaaatatcataaggGCTAAATGCCCAgtgttcattttaaattacataatatataaatacggTTCATGCCCAAGCAAGTCTGCGCTTATTTTGGTGTATGTACGTCATGTACGCTGGGCGTTTACGCGtactttttaaaactatgtttggGCTTTAATCATTTCTAATATTATGTACACTATAATGTACAAGGGGCGTTACGAGGCTAACGTTTATGAACACATTATACTGTCACTTATGCTACTTGGCCTTATTCCGCTATtcacaattgccgatgaattaatgaaaatttggTTAAATTTAACACTATTCGTAGTCTCCTAAGAATTTTGataacacaataattataaattcagtaCGGAGTGAAACACTCACGATCAATAGACTCAACGCAATGAATTTCATTCATCAATTCATTGGCAAATGCAAATAGCTGAATATGTACCCtaggctttttttattttttagaaaaacgaCAACCTCACTACCGGATGTAATCCTTACGTTGTCGCGTCTGGGGTGTCACAaattttcaagtcacatgcacagtgacttaggtccgtattacagaaggctactcaagtcctaatctctgtttaaaactagatttgagttgagatttcattttagaaaGCTCCTCAAGCATAGATTCGGTGATCACATTTCAGCTGAGTGTAGATCTTATTCTAAATCATTACTCAGTTCTAGATTACTACTTAAGTAGAGATTTGATCTGTGATTACTCAAGTGTGGTCGACACCGCGCTTGAGTAGAGATTTCCCTTTGAGttaagcaaataattgtgttataGACTCAGAACAAGGTTTAGAGGATCACGAAAATCCCATATGTCACgatcatttatatttgaatatgatATGAATATTATGAATACTGGGATTTGtatgtaacttaaatgttttttacttttacaactCAAGAAAATAGTGTATTCTTCTGTTAAACGCCAGCAACGCCCTTGTGACCCCTCTGTTGTTTAAAAGCCGcggtaatagggatgatgacaattttttttgcagtatccgtcttgtagttttttgtataataataaaacataaacacaacataaactgtcccgcaaacataaactgaccaaattacagtgaattaaacttacgcgtgacgtcacgattgagtataaattttactctatcgttacgtcacaagccctctctcctaaactttaaagcagttaatctttgtcaattctagtttttctgaaaaaggaaaaaaatacgtgtctcatacttttcaattatctaactgagggactaatgagattatttcttttaatacccagtcatcatccctattgcttAACATCAGGCGATCCCTCTGCTTTTTTACACCTTATCTCATAGAAAAAACTCTCTCTGAATCTGATTCTCTCTCACTCTATTCAAGGGTTGAAAGCTACAGGAATGGTTCTaagagttcgactcgcgatcccgccgcgtctgctcatgattaaggactccggttgggtccgaaactagtcgggctaccccgataaatacgcgtgagtaaaccgttacatcatttaataatggttcTAAGAACTTGTACAACACAGTAAATATGTTCCTCAACACCAAATACAATTCATAGCGTCGACGTATAAGATTATTATTCCGAAGTTTGATTCCAAAACGCATTGAAATCAATTCCGATTTAATTTTAGCTGTATAGTAAGCGTGGCGGgttgttatgtaaataattttgtgtacGTTAACACGGTTACTCATTGTTGATTCGTAACTTACCTCTATTTCGAATAATGGGTTTATTTTTGAAgcgaaataattgttttgtttctacat is a window from the Trichoplusia ni isolate ovarian cell line Hi5 chromosome 3, tn1, whole genome shotgun sequence genome containing:
- the LOC113492325 gene encoding uncharacterized protein LOC113492325 isoform X3, which encodes MKINMESLKSVRLTVIIFLICLCVESKAKLNENKTTDHSAEVKSPKKMNEGAALIFADEFKQTLDRYLFGICPQSFKMSLKGKNGTAVACDLDADQQDLAGRLATLALRAHTAARSDCGRLGAALANTLGDLARTAANRQILAAAASNEQKKRKLSKSQKMKIQAKQRTALAVKKKAAAAAAAAAAKMAS
- the LOC113492325 gene encoding uncharacterized protein LOC113492325 isoform X1 is translated as MKINMESLKSVRLTVIIFLICLCVESKAKLNENKTTDHSAEVKSPKKMNEGAALIFADEFKQTLDRYLFGICPQSFKSRWLQMSLKGKNGTAVACDLDADQQDLAGRLATLALRAHTAARSDCGRLGAALANTLGDLARTAANRQILAAAASNEQKKRKLSKSQKMKIQAKQRTALAVKKKAAAAAAAAAAKMAS
- the LOC113492325 gene encoding uncharacterized protein LOC113492325 isoform X2, which translates into the protein MKINMESLKSVRLTVIIFLICLCVESKAKLNENKTTDHSAEVKSPKKMNEGAALIFADEFKQTLDRYLFGICPQSFKSRWLQMSLKGKNGTAVACDLDADQQDLAGRLATLALRAHTAARSDCGRLGAALANTLGDLARTAANRQILAAASNEQKKRKLSKSQKMKIQAKQRTALAVKKKAAAAAAAAAAKMAS
- the LOC113492324 gene encoding oocyte zinc finger protein XlCOF19-like, yielding MESTEVEIITTDISQGCDEEESERNKIYYFHLGDHDYFKKTSPKKVSKRKRTVKITELKAVYNCKSCGYKTMKREVFSTHNCVKATVKCVPCTSCDKYRAPPGNVQCPQCSYFTKNKASLKVHMRIHLNGTPYKCTECNFSGRDLKELITHYTHEKNLQCSCGYSTHVKQQMVAHKRSHTGEKPFSCGVCYYSFSDRAGLHRHLKTHAGSC